The Ficedula albicollis isolate OC2 chromosome 6, FicAlb1.5, whole genome shotgun sequence genome has a window encoding:
- the VPS26A gene encoding vacuolar protein sorting-associated protein 26A, whose amino-acid sequence MSFLGNLFVPVCEIDVVLNDAETRKPAEIKTEDGKVEKHFLFYDGESVSGKVNVSLKHGKRLEHQGIRIEFVGQIELFNDKSNTHEFVNLVKELALPGELTQSRNYDFEFMQVEKPYESYIGANVRLRYFLKVTIVRRLSDLVKEYDLIVHQLATYPDVNNSIKMEVGIEDCLHIEFEYNKSKYHLKDVIVGKIYFLLVRIKIQHMELQLIKKEITGIGPSTTTETETIAKYEIMDGAPVKGESIPIRLFLAGYDPTPTMRDVNKKFSVRYFLNLVLVDEEDRRYFKQQEIILWRKAPEKLRKQRTNFHQRFESPESQASAEQPEM is encoded by the exons AGTTTTCTAGGAAACCTTTTCGTTCCTGTTTGTGAGATTGATGTTGTACTTAATGATGCTGAAACACGAAAACCAGCAGAAATCAAAACAGAAGATGGTAAagtagaaaaacattttctcttctacGATGGAGAGTCTGTTTCAGGAAag GTGAACGTCTCGCTTAAACATGGGAAGAGACTAGAGCACCAAGGAATTAGAATTGAATTTGTAGGACAAATTG AACTCTTCAATGACAAAAGCAATACCCATGAATTTGTAAACTTAGTGAAAGAACTGGCCTTACCTGGAGAACTGACCCAAAGCAGAAACTATGACTTTGAATTCATGCAGGTTGAAAAGCCATATGAATCCTATATTGGTGCCAACGTCAGACTGAG GTATTTTCTAAAAGTGACAATCGTGAGACGGCTGTCAGACTTGGTGAAGGAATATGATCTGATTGTTCACCAGCTTGCTACGTACCCAGATGTGAACAACTCCATCAAGATGGAAGTAGGCATTGAAGACTGTCTCCATATAGAGTTTGAATACAATAAGTCAAA GTATCACTTAAAGGATGTGATTGttggaaaaatttatttcctcttaGTGAGAATAAAAATTCAGCACATGGAGTTGCAGCTGatcaaaaaggaaattactgGAATTG GACCCAGTACCACAACAGAGACTGAAACCATTGCAAAGTATGAAATAATGGATGGTGCACCAGTTAAAG GTGAATCAATTCCTATAAGACTGTTCTTAGCAGGCTACGACCCAACTCCAACAATGAGGGATGTGAACAAAAAATTTTCAGTGAGGTACTTCTTAAATCTGGTGCTTGTGGATGAAGAAGACAGACGATACTTCAAACAGCAG gaaataattttatggaGAAAAGCTCCCGAGAAGCTGAGGAAACAACGGACAAACTTCCACCAGCGATTTGAATCTCCAGAGTCACAAGCATCTGCTGAGCAACCCGAAATGTGA